The Fibrobacter sp. genome contains a region encoding:
- a CDS encoding tetratricopeptide repeat protein yields MKKQFLKNFIPATVLTCTLGLVSCNIFNPTEDVNIKSDDAAALTYEGYLHYQKNEYTLAREYFEKAIAADSSYSEAWYGRAKAALNMQPGLNIFELLSYAKNDGGENNAMTTFSNMDEEEAKLLAKGIDSVFYFLDPFVKREREGKTDGHVKFSQFSGSYSILKMAQSGLMLRGSMMDISNLLIFDGQNISVNVNAIIESVENFTEVMDVADELIDALVENPDLAYNVLESVYPEVAENFTSTGIVNALKLAQGGMEATNSTMKQFGAERAAVFVAGNSMDDDGDGCVDEEVMDGYDNDGDGEIDEDSRPTENVDRYDAEALLAYYDNDPVAFEYFYGHPYDNVYEVKFTEATKYVDTDGNGAPSYLDPAEWTFIYDEQKVRYSKNDYRFQFAENLKWVPAPEDKDIYFYKEKLRKDPFNPDYNLKWRQEHIGGCWNNYHSESDPSYIQWFVGRE; encoded by the coding sequence ATGAAAAAACAATTTCTGAAGAATTTTATACCAGCTACAGTGCTAACCTGCACCCTCGGTTTGGTGAGTTGCAACATCTTCAATCCCACCGAAGATGTTAACATCAAGAGCGACGATGCTGCAGCCTTGACCTACGAAGGCTACCTGCACTACCAGAAGAACGAATACACTCTGGCTCGTGAATACTTTGAAAAGGCCATTGCCGCCGACTCCTCCTACTCCGAGGCCTGGTACGGCCGCGCCAAGGCAGCACTGAACATGCAGCCGGGCCTGAACATATTCGAGCTGCTGTCTTATGCCAAGAACGACGGCGGCGAAAACAACGCCATGACCACATTCTCGAACATGGACGAGGAAGAGGCTAAGCTCCTGGCTAAGGGAATCGACTCCGTATTCTACTTCCTGGACCCCTTCGTCAAGCGCGAACGTGAAGGCAAGACCGACGGACATGTGAAGTTCAGCCAGTTCTCCGGCAGCTATTCCATCCTTAAAATGGCCCAGAGCGGTCTTATGCTCCGCGGCAGTATGATGGACATTTCCAACCTGCTGATCTTTGACGGACAGAACATCTCCGTCAACGTCAACGCCATTATCGAATCCGTCGAGAACTTCACCGAGGTGATGGACGTGGCCGACGAACTGATCGACGCTTTGGTTGAAAACCCTGACCTGGCCTACAACGTTCTTGAATCCGTCTACCCCGAAGTAGCAGAGAACTTCACTTCCACCGGCATCGTAAATGCCTTGAAGCTTGCTCAAGGTGGCATGGAAGCAACCAACAGCACCATGAAGCAGTTCGGTGCGGAACGAGCAGCCGTGTTCGTCGCCGGTAACAGCATGGATGACGATGGCGATGGTTGCGTCGACGAAGAAGTCATGGATGGTTACGACAACGACGGCGACGGCGAAATCGACGAAGACTCCCGCCCCACGGAAAACGTCGACCGTTACGACGCCGAAGCACTGTTGGCTTACTACGACAACGATCCCGTTGCCTTTGAATACTTCTACGGTCACCCTTACGACAATGTCTACGAAGTTAAGTTTACCGAGGCCACCAAGTACGTGGACACCGATGGTAACGGAGCTCCCTCCTATCTTGACCCCGCTGAATGGACCTTCATCTACGACGAACAGAAAGTCCGCTACAGCAAGAACGACTACAGATTCCAGTTTGCAGAAAACCTCAAGTGGGTTCCCGCACCGGAAGACAAGGACATCTACTTCTACAAGGAAAAGCTCCGCAAGGATCCGTTCAACCCTGACTACAACCTCAAGTGGCGTCAGGAACATATCGGCGGTTGCTGGAACAACTACCACTCCGAATCCGACCCGTCCTACATCCAGTGGTTCGTGGGGAGGGAATAA
- a CDS encoding SprT-like domain-containing protein produces the protein MNLFGIQMDLFGAPEVKTEKPKIPNTVSANGLVHFKYNPLLKKSIRCKGGVLFGHPEVILPEYMKGEEFAQARELAAEWAEHAIRRKTVKNKAAIKDLVTRFWEVVDQILSDKGEVSLSAKSRIPPIRPQGKYHNLNDILAAINDTYFENSLTCRITWSNRVGGLSYHTVRKDPITGEDFHLISISKGYDAANCPTYAVAGVVYHECLHIAIPVEVRNGRRIVHGRNFRKQEKLYIYYDEWIKWHKEVLPRNIRDMRRHKEL, from the coding sequence ATGAACTTGTTTGGCATACAGATGGATCTCTTCGGTGCGCCCGAAGTAAAGACTGAGAAACCGAAAATTCCCAATACGGTTTCCGCGAATGGTCTTGTCCACTTCAAGTATAATCCTCTGTTAAAGAAGAGCATCCGCTGCAAGGGCGGTGTACTTTTTGGTCACCCGGAGGTAATTCTTCCGGAATACATGAAAGGTGAGGAATTCGCCCAGGCTCGTGAACTTGCTGCGGAATGGGCGGAACATGCTATACGCCGGAAGACTGTAAAGAATAAGGCCGCAATCAAGGATCTTGTTACGAGATTTTGGGAAGTTGTGGATCAAATCTTGTCGGATAAGGGAGAGGTTAGTTTATCTGCAAAAAGCAGGATTCCTCCTATTCGTCCTCAGGGTAAGTATCATAATTTGAATGATATCCTGGCAGCGATTAATGACACCTATTTTGAAAATTCGCTGACCTGTAGAATTACCTGGAGCAATCGCGTGGGTGGCCTAAGTTATCATACTGTCCGCAAGGATCCCATAACTGGCGAGGATTTTCACCTTATCAGCATCAGTAAAGGTTACGATGCTGCAAATTGCCCTACATATGCAGTAGCCGGAGTGGTCTATCATGAATGCCTTCATATTGCCATTCCTGTGGAAGTAAGGAACGGCCGCCGCATTGTCCATGGCCGTAATTTCCGTAAGCAGGAAAAACTCTACATCTACTACGACGAATGGATAAAATGGCATAAGGAAGTCCTTCCCAGGAACATCCGTGATATGCGTAGGCATAAAGAACTGTAG
- the lysS gene encoding lysine--tRNA ligase — MINVNMPDMNDQVKARLDKLEKFKEMGIEAYPHKFNRTHDSKVLKENKDALIASGEDVAFAGRVVRFNRKGKMCFMHLKDRYGRLQVVCARDEVGEENYEIVKMTDLGDFIGVNGTMFETQSGEYSVRVKKVTMLSKAVRPLPVAKEKIDENGNKVVFNEFADVDTRYRQRYVDMALNDDVKEVFIKRSKIMQSIREYLIEKGFIEVETPTLQPIYGGANARPFTTHHNAADMTLYMRVAPELYLKRCIVGGMEKVFEFSKNFRNEGMDRTHSPEFTGLEFYEAYADYNDMMVHFENIYERACIAANGTTKIMTQGKEIDFKAPWPRYTMKGAIEKFGGIKVDDLSDEQIQAKIDELGGHLDGEFSRGRGILELFELTVEEQLIQPTFIMDMPTESTPLCKKHRTQEGLIEQFEPYANGWELGNAYTELNDPLRQRELLEDQVRRGRGGEGETHPMDENFLHAIESGLPPTGGVGFGIDRMIMLLTNQETIRDVQLFPLMKPEV, encoded by the coding sequence ATGATTAACGTCAATATGCCCGATATGAATGACCAGGTGAAGGCCCGCCTTGACAAGCTCGAAAAGTTCAAGGAAATGGGTATCGAAGCCTATCCGCACAAGTTCAACCGCACCCACGATTCCAAGGTCCTTAAGGAAAACAAGGACGCCCTGATCGCTAGCGGTGAAGATGTTGCTTTTGCTGGCCGTGTGGTTCGTTTCAATCGTAAGGGCAAGATGTGCTTTATGCACCTGAAGGACCGTTATGGCCGCTTGCAGGTGGTTTGCGCCCGCGACGAAGTTGGCGAAGAAAACTACGAAATCGTAAAGATGACCGACCTTGGCGACTTCATCGGCGTAAACGGCACCATGTTCGAAACCCAGAGCGGCGAATACTCCGTACGAGTGAAGAAGGTGACCATGCTTTCTAAGGCTGTGCGCCCGCTCCCCGTTGCCAAGGAAAAGATTGACGAAAACGGCAACAAGGTGGTGTTCAACGAATTTGCCGACGTGGATACCCGCTACCGCCAGCGCTATGTGGACATGGCCCTGAACGACGACGTGAAGGAAGTGTTCATCAAGCGTTCCAAGATCATGCAGTCCATCCGTGAATACCTGATTGAAAAGGGCTTCATCGAAGTGGAAACCCCGACCCTGCAGCCCATCTATGGTGGTGCAAACGCTCGTCCGTTCACCACTCACCATAACGCTGCCGACATGACACTCTACATGCGCGTGGCTCCGGAACTTTACCTGAAGCGCTGCATTGTGGGCGGTATGGAAAAGGTTTTCGAATTCTCCAAGAACTTCCGTAACGAAGGCATGGACCGTACCCATAGCCCGGAATTCACCGGTCTGGAATTCTACGAAGCCTACGCCGACTACAACGACATGATGGTTCACTTCGAAAACATCTACGAACGCGCCTGTATCGCTGCAAACGGCACCACCAAGATCATGACCCAGGGCAAGGAAATCGACTTCAAGGCTCCGTGGCCCCGCTACACCATGAAGGGTGCTATCGAAAAGTTCGGCGGCATCAAGGTGGACGACCTGTCCGATGAACAGATCCAGGCCAAGATCGACGAACTGGGTGGCCATCTGGATGGCGAATTCAGCCGTGGCCGTGGCATTCTGGAACTGTTTGAACTGACCGTCGAAGAACAGCTGATCCAGCCCACCTTCATCATGGACATGCCTACCGAATCTACTCCGCTTTGCAAGAAGCATCGTACCCAGGAAGGCCTCATTGAACAGTTCGAACCCTACGCCAACGGCTGGGAACTGGGCAACGCCTATACCGAACTTAACGATCCTCTGCGCCAGCGCGAACTTCTGGAAGACCAGGTCCGCCGTGGCCGCGGTGGTGAAGGCGAAACTCACCCCATGGACGAAAACTTCCTGCACGCTATCGAATCCGGCCTGCCTCCTACCGGCGGTGTGGGCTTCGGTATCGACCGTATGATCATGCTGCTCACCAACCAGGAAACCATCCGCGACGTGCAGCTCTTCCCGCTGATGAAGCCGGAAGTATAA
- a CDS encoding ABC transporter permease, protein MNKLEWLIAWRYLGAQRKSLFVSLIGIFSMLGVSIGVFALVVALAAVNGFEEEVTAQMIGKDAHFELIAYNGEPIAPYDSLINEVRTRDSRVTAASPFIIYKIGISSKKVNDGIVIYGIDTESAKGVTNIHSSIKWGNYSVDSLEDLNGKRRPGILLGSGLANRLRVVVGDKLVLQTFQSPEAAVSGGGPKMMMCVVSGIFETGTYEYDGNLAYVGIPELQKLLGYDNAVTGIQFKMNDHWKAGEAVDSLGNWLTYPYYAVDWKTKNLTLLKWMNYEKFIVAAVICLIILVAAFNIISSLIMVVIDKTKEIGILRSMGFSKAAVMRVFMLMGSFIGVGGTIVGGSIGLILCKFQEKYHFITLPGDVYVIPYFPISVHFLDVILIFVIGIALCVAATILPAWKASRLDPVGAIRHE, encoded by the coding sequence ATGAATAAACTGGAATGGCTTATTGCCTGGAGATACTTAGGGGCTCAGCGTAAGAGTCTCTTTGTATCCCTTATTGGTATTTTCAGTATGCTTGGAGTGTCCATCGGTGTATTTGCGCTGGTGGTTGCCCTTGCTGCGGTCAATGGCTTCGAAGAAGAGGTCACTGCCCAGATGATAGGGAAGGACGCTCACTTTGAACTGATTGCCTACAATGGTGAACCCATTGCCCCATACGATAGTCTAATCAACGAAGTCCGAACCCGCGATTCCCGTGTCACTGCAGCGTCTCCTTTTATCATCTACAAGATTGGTATTAGCAGCAAAAAAGTGAATGACGGTATTGTCATCTATGGTATTGACACGGAATCCGCCAAGGGTGTGACCAATATCCATAGCTCCATCAAGTGGGGAAATTACTCCGTTGATAGCTTGGAGGATTTGAACGGTAAGCGTCGCCCGGGAATCCTTTTAGGTTCCGGCCTAGCAAACCGTCTTCGCGTGGTGGTTGGCGACAAGCTTGTTCTCCAGACCTTCCAGAGTCCTGAGGCTGCTGTGTCTGGCGGTGGCCCCAAGATGATGATGTGCGTGGTTAGCGGCATTTTCGAAACGGGAACTTACGAATACGACGGAAATCTTGCTTATGTTGGCATTCCTGAATTGCAGAAGCTGCTTGGCTACGATAATGCTGTAACGGGCATCCAGTTCAAGATGAATGACCACTGGAAGGCGGGGGAGGCTGTAGACAGTCTTGGTAACTGGCTTACCTATCCCTACTATGCTGTGGACTGGAAAACCAAGAATCTGACTCTTCTCAAGTGGATGAACTATGAAAAGTTCATCGTGGCCGCAGTCATTTGCCTTATTATTCTCGTGGCTGCATTCAACATTATCAGTTCCTTGATCATGGTGGTAATAGACAAGACCAAGGAAATTGGAATTCTTCGTAGCATGGGATTCAGTAAGGCCGCCGTGATGCGTGTATTCATGCTGATGGGTAGTTTTATCGGCGTGGGTGGGACCATTGTAGGTGGCTCAATTGGCTTGATCCTTTGCAAGTTCCAGGAGAAGTATCACTTTATCACCTTGCCTGGTGACGTCTATGTGATTCCTTATTTCCCCATTTCAGTGCACTTCCTGGATGTGATTCTCATCTTTGTGATTGGCATTGCCTTGTGCGTTGCCGCCACCATTCTTCCGGCTTGGAAGGCCAGCCGTCTTGATCCTGTGGGAGCGATTCGTCACGAGTAA
- a CDS encoding ABC transporter ATP-binding protein: MGSVLLETRNLRRVFSETGENLEILKGVNFSMNAGELVALTGSSGSGKSTFLNLVGMLDTPTSGEILFKGKALSKFSSAEKDMYHRVQVGFVFQFHHLLSEFTALENVCIPGRILGTSEAECRDRAEMLLETVGLKDRLKHLPRELSGGERQRIAIARALMNHPDLVLADEPSGNLDEENSAKLNELIGELNEKFNQAFLIVTHDEMLANFAKRRVVMHGGVIQGA; encoded by the coding sequence ATGGGCTCAGTTTTACTTGAAACCCGAAATCTTCGCAGAGTCTTCAGTGAAACGGGTGAAAACCTTGAAATCTTGAAGGGTGTGAACTTCTCCATGAATGCAGGGGAACTTGTTGCGCTTACGGGTTCTTCGGGCTCAGGCAAGTCTACCTTCTTGAACTTGGTGGGAATGTTGGATACTCCGACCTCTGGCGAAATCCTCTTTAAGGGGAAGGCTCTATCTAAGTTCAGTAGTGCGGAAAAGGATATGTACCACCGCGTGCAGGTGGGTTTTGTTTTTCAGTTCCATCATTTGCTTAGTGAATTTACTGCTCTTGAAAATGTCTGTATTCCAGGGAGAATTCTTGGAACTAGCGAAGCTGAATGTCGTGATCGTGCCGAGATGCTTTTGGAAACGGTTGGATTGAAGGACCGCCTGAAACACTTACCCAGGGAACTTTCTGGTGGTGAACGTCAGCGCATTGCCATTGCTCGTGCATTGATGAATCATCCGGACCTTGTCCTTGCTGATGAACCTAGCGGAAACCTGGATGAGGAAAATTCAGCCAAACTGAATGAATTGATTGGAGAATTGAACGAAAAATTCAATCAGGCTTTCCTGATTGTAACTCATGACGAAATGCTTGCCAACTTTGCAAAGCGCCGTGTGGTAATGCATGGCGGCGTTATTCAGGGGGCTTAA
- a CDS encoding ATP-dependent Clp protease ATP-binding subunit has translation MPDINGIFSKKAKAVLQAARMAARNLGNDSISSEHLLLGLVREDSGFAAETLRALNVNLNELGETIQHSLTTNGGMMTVGDAHGSLLSFTVRCKAALFNAAKIAKEEEDQYIGPEHLMLAILQQSDSPAAGTLSTFGVTYENFQNALMQIKRASMDDQVSGDAGDAYPNEQPEGQSRVGGETRQQQRRETRTKTPILEHFGRDLTAMARQGKLDPIIGREAEIERLVQILCRRKKNNPALIGEPGVGKTAIIEGLALKIAQKKIPELLANKRVVSLDVAAMVAGTKYRGQFEERVKGLIMELQRVDNSVILFIDELHTIVGAGGSEGALDASNIFKPALARGELQCIGATTIDEYRKYIEKDAALERRFQTIVVNPPSSEDSIQILEGLRAKYEQHHKVRYTPEAIRASVTLAERYISDRFLPDKAIDVLDEAGARVRLSSIRTPQDLKEMEDELADAMQQKEVAIAEQQYETAASLRDKIEALTAKIAERRDAINKEDSSEMPVVDENEIRDCISKMTGIPVSRLAGEETQKLLKLGDEIKERVIGQNQAVDAVVKAIRRTRAGIRDTKRPMGSFLFLGPTGVGKTELAKVLSLSLFGSEDSMIRVDMSEYMEKHSISRLIGAPPGYVGYEDNGGQLTEKVRKRPYCVVLLDEIEKAHPDVYNLLLQILDDGILTDSYGRKINFKNTIIIMTSNAGAREVRHSSGMGFTKMGETDDYERMETAIREEVKRVFSPEFLNRIDEQIVFRPLTKSDLSSVVDIQLAFLQKNLSERGILLEVSQAAKEFVVTHNYDSALGARPIRRSIQQLIEDEIAEGLLLGIYSDFSTISIDVAEGKLKFTSEALPST, from the coding sequence ATGCCTGATATTAACGGAATTTTTTCTAAGAAGGCCAAGGCTGTTTTGCAGGCCGCTCGAATGGCGGCTCGCAATCTTGGTAATGATAGTATTAGCTCTGAACACCTTTTGCTGGGACTTGTTCGCGAAGATTCTGGCTTTGCCGCTGAGACCTTACGTGCTCTTAACGTCAACTTGAATGAACTGGGTGAAACTATCCAGCATTCCCTTACCACAAATGGTGGTATGATGACCGTTGGAGATGCCCATGGCTCGTTGCTTTCCTTTACGGTTCGTTGTAAGGCCGCCCTGTTCAATGCAGCAAAGATTGCCAAGGAAGAAGAAGACCAGTACATTGGCCCGGAACATTTGATGCTTGCCATCTTGCAGCAGAGTGATTCTCCTGCAGCAGGGACCCTGTCTACGTTTGGCGTGACTTACGAAAATTTCCAGAACGCCCTGATGCAGATAAAACGGGCCTCCATGGATGACCAGGTTTCTGGGGACGCCGGCGATGCATATCCTAATGAACAGCCCGAAGGCCAAAGCAGGGTGGGCGGCGAGACTCGTCAGCAGCAGCGTCGAGAAACACGAACCAAGACTCCTATTTTGGAACACTTTGGCCGAGACCTTACGGCTATGGCTCGTCAGGGAAAGCTGGATCCGATTATCGGACGTGAAGCTGAAATTGAACGCCTTGTCCAGATTCTTTGTCGTCGCAAGAAGAATAATCCGGCCTTGATCGGTGAACCCGGCGTTGGTAAGACTGCCATTATTGAAGGCCTTGCCTTGAAGATTGCCCAGAAGAAGATTCCTGAACTTTTGGCAAACAAGCGTGTGGTTAGCCTGGATGTTGCTGCCATGGTGGCTGGCACTAAGTACCGCGGTCAGTTTGAGGAACGCGTTAAGGGTCTCATCATGGAACTTCAGCGTGTCGACAATTCGGTCATCCTCTTCATCGACGAATTGCATACCATTGTTGGCGCAGGTGGTTCCGAAGGTGCGCTGGATGCATCCAATATTTTCAAGCCCGCTCTTGCCCGAGGTGAGTTGCAGTGCATAGGCGCTACCACTATTGACGAGTACCGTAAGTACATCGAGAAGGATGCTGCCCTCGAACGTCGTTTCCAGACCATCGTGGTAAATCCTCCTTCTTCTGAGGATTCTATCCAGATTCTGGAAGGTCTGCGCGCCAAGTATGAACAGCACCATAAGGTCCGTTATACTCCTGAGGCAATCCGCGCTTCTGTAACTTTGGCTGAACGCTACATTAGCGACCGCTTCTTGCCGGATAAGGCTATTGACGTCCTGGATGAAGCCGGTGCCCGCGTCCGTCTTAGTTCCATCCGTACTCCTCAGGACTTGAAGGAGATGGAAGATGAATTGGCAGATGCGATGCAGCAGAAGGAAGTTGCTATTGCAGAACAGCAGTATGAAACCGCCGCATCTCTTCGTGATAAGATCGAGGCTTTGACTGCAAAGATTGCGGAACGTCGTGATGCAATCAATAAGGAAGATTCCAGTGAGATGCCTGTGGTGGATGAAAATGAGATCCGCGACTGCATTAGCAAGATGACCGGTATTCCGGTTAGCCGTCTTGCTGGAGAAGAAACCCAGAAGCTGCTGAAGCTGGGCGATGAAATCAAGGAACGTGTTATCGGACAGAACCAGGCTGTGGACGCCGTTGTAAAGGCAATTCGTCGTACCCGTGCAGGAATTCGCGATACTAAGCGCCCCATGGGAAGTTTCCTGTTCCTTGGTCCTACAGGTGTTGGTAAGACTGAACTTGCCAAGGTCCTGAGCCTCAGCCTGTTTGGTAGCGAAGATTCCATGATTCGTGTAGATATGAGCGAATACATGGAAAAGCACAGTATCAGCCGTTTGATTGGCGCTCCTCCGGGATACGTGGGTTATGAAGACAACGGCGGTCAGCTGACAGAAAAGGTCCGTAAGCGTCCTTACTGTGTCGTACTTCTTGACGAAATCGAGAAGGCTCATCCTGACGTGTATAACCTGCTCTTGCAGATTCTTGACGATGGAATCCTTACGGATAGCTATGGCCGTAAGATTAACTTTAAGAACACCATTATCATCATGACAAGTAATGCCGGCGCTCGCGAAGTCCGTCATAGCTCCGGCATGGGCTTTACCAAGATGGGGGAGACTGACGACTACGAACGCATGGAAACTGCGATCCGCGAGGAAGTCAAGCGTGTGTTCTCTCCGGAGTTCCTGAACCGTATTGACGAACAAATCGTATTCCGTCCGTTGACCAAGTCAGACTTGAGTTCTGTGGTGGATATCCAGCTGGCTTTCCTCCAGAAGAACTTGTCTGAAAGAGGTATCCTCTTGGAGGTCTCCCAGGCTGCAAAGGAATTTGTGGTGACTCACAATTACGATTCCGCTTTGGGAGCTCGCCCCATCCGTCGTTCCATCCAGCAACTGATTGAAGACGAAATTGCCGAGGGACTGCTTCTGGGAATTTACAGCGACTTTTCTACCATATCTATCGATGTGGCAGAAGGAAAGTTGAAGTTTACCTCCGAGGCATTGCCTTCTACGTAG
- a CDS encoding nucleoside monophosphate kinase: MAKISAVLIFGAPGSGKGTVGAKLAATTSLKHLSTGDIFRGIAPSSESGKLLASYSSKGLLVPNEATVEIFGRYVEGLVNTNKLNPEKDTLLLDGIPRTVEQVKLIESIVDVKHIFVLDIKDEATIVARLLNRAKIEGRKDDADEAVIKNRLKVYKESTAKVLSKYNKKIISHIVGDNTPDEVFCDVLKAYVDFCKASAKAAKPAKKAAAKKPAAKAKKSK, from the coding sequence ATGGCTAAGATTTCTGCCGTTCTTATCTTCGGTGCACCGGGTTCCGGTAAGGGCACTGTGGGCGCAAAGCTCGCTGCTACCACTTCTCTCAAGCACCTTTCCACTGGTGACATCTTCCGCGGCATCGCTCCTTCCAGCGAATCCGGCAAGCTCCTTGCTTCTTACTCCAGCAAGGGTCTCCTGGTTCCTAACGAAGCAACCGTCGAAATCTTCGGCCGCTATGTTGAAGGCCTGGTGAACACCAACAAGCTGAACCCGGAAAAGGATACCCTCCTCCTGGACGGCATTCCTCGTACCGTTGAACAGGTGAAGCTCATCGAATCCATTGTTGACGTGAAGCACATCTTCGTTCTCGACATCAAGGACGAAGCTACCATCGTTGCTCGCCTCCTGAACCGTGCCAAGATCGAAGGCCGTAAGGATGACGCTGACGAAGCCGTCATCAAGAACCGTCTCAAGGTTTACAAGGAATCCACCGCCAAGGTTCTTTCCAAGTACAATAAGAAGATCATTTCCCACATCGTTGGCGACAACACTCCGGATGAAGTGTTCTGCGACGTGCTGAAGGCTTACGTTGACTTCTGCAAGGCTTCTGCCAAGGCTGCAAAGCCGGCCAAGAAGGCTGCTGCAAAGAAGCCCGCTGCTAAGGCCAAGAAATCCAAGTAA